Proteins found in one Bacillus subtilis subsp. subtilis str. 168 genomic segment:
- the narK gene encoding nitrite extrusion permease (Evidence 1a: Function from experimental evidences in the studied strain; PubMedId: 8682783, 8846791, 15849754, 16796679, 16850406, 26786044; Product type t : transporter), translating to MINRQHIQLSLQSLSLVAGFMVWVLISSLISQITLDIHLSKGEISLVTAIPVILGSLLRIPLGYLTNRFGARLMFMVSFILLLFPVFWISIADSLFDLIAGGFFLGIGGAVFSIGVTSLPKYYPKEKHGVVNGIYGAGNIGTAVTTFAAPVIAQAVGWKSTVQMYLILLAVFALLHVLFGDRHEKKVKVSVKTQIKAVYRNHVLWFLSLFYFITFGAFVAFTIYLPNFLVEHFGLNPADAGLRTAGFIAVSTLLRPAGGFLADKMSPLRILMFVFAGLTLSGIILSFSPTIGLYTFGSLTVAVCSGIGNGTVFKLVPFYFSKQAGIANGIVSAMGGLGGFFPPLILASVFQATGQYAIGFMALSEVALASFVLVIWMYWQERMKTHTERNSQSIN from the coding sequence ATGATCAACCGTCAACACATTCAATTATCGTTACAGTCATTAAGCTTGGTGGCAGGGTTTATGGTTTGGGTGCTGATTTCATCACTCATTTCCCAAATCACATTAGATATTCATTTAAGCAAGGGTGAGATTTCTTTAGTGACCGCGATTCCTGTGATCCTCGGGTCGCTTCTCCGCATTCCTTTAGGGTATTTAACGAACAGGTTTGGCGCGCGGCTCATGTTTATGGTCAGCTTCATCCTGCTTTTATTTCCTGTATTTTGGATCAGTATCGCGGATTCTCTGTTTGATTTAATCGCAGGCGGCTTTTTCTTAGGGATCGGGGGAGCGGTGTTTTCCATTGGGGTGACCTCCCTCCCGAAATATTATCCGAAAGAAAAGCACGGTGTCGTCAATGGGATTTACGGTGCAGGAAATATCGGGACAGCCGTTACGACATTTGCAGCGCCGGTTATCGCTCAAGCCGTCGGGTGGAAATCAACCGTGCAAATGTATCTGATTTTGCTGGCTGTCTTTGCCTTACTGCACGTATTGTTTGGCGACAGGCATGAGAAGAAGGTCAAAGTTTCTGTTAAGACTCAAATCAAAGCTGTTTACCGAAATCATGTGCTATGGTTTCTGAGCCTGTTTTATTTTATTACGTTCGGTGCCTTTGTCGCCTTCACTATCTATCTGCCGAACTTTCTGGTGGAGCATTTTGGGCTGAATCCTGCAGATGCCGGCTTGCGGACGGCTGGCTTTATTGCGGTTTCTACGCTGCTCAGGCCTGCGGGCGGATTCCTGGCTGATAAAATGAGCCCGCTCCGCATCTTGATGTTTGTTTTTGCCGGGCTTACATTATCAGGCATTATCCTATCGTTCTCGCCGACAATCGGCCTTTATACGTTTGGATCATTAACCGTGGCCGTCTGCTCAGGCATAGGAAACGGAACTGTTTTTAAACTGGTGCCTTTCTATTTTTCGAAGCAAGCGGGGATTGCCAATGGGATTGTGTCTGCCATGGGCGGTTTAGGCGGCTTTTTTCCTCCGCTCATATTGGCGAGTGTATTTCAGGCAACAGGCCAGTACGCGATCGGGTTTATGGCGCTTTCAGAGGTGGCGTTAGCCAGTTTTGTCCTTGTCATATGGATGTATTGGCAGGAAAGAATGAAAACACACACGGAGAGAAACAGCCAGAGCATCAACTAA
- the fnr gene encoding transcriptional regulator of anaerobic metabolism (FNR/CAP family) (Evidence 1a: Function from experimental evidences in the studied strain; PubMedId: 8682783, 8846791, 16796679, 21068385, 23046954; Product type r: regulator) — MNFLSVRPSDSDLISSDLYELLESISTKRKMEKHTYLFREGMDAEELYLIQSGLIEIGKLTSDGKDLTLRICQKHDIVGELTLFTEEPRYMLSAKVLEDGEVLVINKNKLEKELIQNGALTFEFMKWMSTHLRKIQSKIRDLLLHGKKGALYSTLIRLSNSYGVERSDGILINIVLTNQDLAKFCAAARESVNRMLGDLRKKGVISIDESGKIILHKRDYLRCEIECENCPLEICNID, encoded by the coding sequence ATGAATTTTCTCTCTGTTCGACCATCTGATAGTGATCTTATATCCAGCGATCTGTATGAATTGCTGGAATCGATCAGCACGAAAAGAAAAATGGAAAAACACACGTATTTGTTTCGGGAAGGAATGGATGCAGAAGAGCTTTATCTGATTCAATCAGGACTCATTGAAATCGGCAAGCTGACATCTGACGGAAAAGACCTGACGCTTAGAATCTGCCAAAAGCATGATATCGTCGGAGAATTAACACTTTTCACTGAAGAACCAAGGTATATGCTCAGTGCAAAAGTACTAGAGGATGGCGAGGTGCTCGTCATTAATAAAAATAAGCTGGAAAAAGAATTAATCCAAAACGGCGCTTTGACATTTGAGTTCATGAAATGGATGAGCACGCACCTCCGGAAGATTCAGTCCAAAATCAGGGATCTGCTTCTTCATGGCAAAAAGGGGGCGCTCTATTCTACCCTTATCCGCTTATCAAACAGCTACGGAGTGGAGCGAAGCGACGGCATTCTGATTAACATTGTCCTGACAAATCAGGATTTGGCAAAGTTTTGCGCGGCTGCACGGGAAAGCGTCAATCGTATGCTCGGAGATCTCCGCAAAAAAGGGGTTATTTCGATAGACGAATCCGGAAAAATTATTTTGCACAAGCGGGACTATTTACGATGTGAGATTGAGTGTGAAAATTGCCCGCTGGAGATTTGCAATATTGACTGA